The following coding sequences lie in one Rutidosis leptorrhynchoides isolate AG116_Rl617_1_P2 chromosome 4, CSIRO_AGI_Rlap_v1, whole genome shotgun sequence genomic window:
- the LOC139839788 gene encoding bifunctional nitrilase/nitrile hydratase NIT4B-like yields MAVEPTIGSDGAVITEVDMGSSDSSSTVRATVIQASTILYDTLATLDKAERLLAEAASYGSQLVVFPEAFVGGYPRGSNFGVTIGSRSLKGKEDFRKYHAAAINVPGPEVDRLAAMAGKYKVFLVMGVIERDGYTLYCTVLFFDNQGCYLGKHRKLMPTALERIIWGFGDGSHIPVFDTPIGKIGAAICWENKMPLLRTAMYAKGIEIYCAPTADSREVWQASMTHIALEGGCFVLSANQFCRRKDYPAPPEYVFNGTDEDLTPESVVCAGGSVIISPSGAVLAGPNYDGEALITADLDLGEIARAKFDFDVVGHYARPEVLSLIVRDDPANPVTFTSEKTESSQK; encoded by the exons ATGGCAGTTGAGCCAACAATCGGGAGCGATGGTGCTGTGATTACTGAAGTCGACATGGGTTCATCTGATTCTAGCTCAACGGTTCGAGCCACTGTTATCCAAGCCTCCACCATATTATATGACACCCTTGCTACTCTTG ATAAGGCTGAGAGGTTGCTAGCTGAAGCGGCTTCGTACGGATCCCAATTAGTTGTGTTTCCAGAAGCATTTGTGGGTGGATATCCTCGTGGGTCGAATTTTGGTGTGACAATCGGTAGCCGCTCGCTTAAGGGTAAAGAAGATTTCCGCAAGTACCATGCTGCAGCCATCAATGTACCTG GTCCCGAAGTTGATAGATTGGCAGCAATGGCAGGAAAATATAAAGTATTTTTGGTGATGGGAGTAATAGAGAGAGATGGGTATACTCTTTATTGTACGGTTTTGTTTTTCGATAATCAAGGATGCTACCTCGGGAAACACAGGAAGCTGATGCCGACAGCGTTGGAACGCATAATTTGGGGATTTGGTGACGGGTCACACATACCCGTTTTCGATACTCCAATTGGTAAAATTGGTGCTGCTATTTGTTGGGAGAATAAAATGCCACTGCTAAGGACGGCAATGTATGCTAAAG GAATTGAAATATATTGTGCACCAACAGCTGATTCGAGGGAAGTTTGGCAAGCATCGATGACCCATATCGCATTGGAGGGTGGATGCTTTGTTTTATCAGCAAACCAGTTTTGTAGACGTAAAGATTACCCTGCTCCCCCAGAATATGTTTTTAATGGAACAGATGAAGATCTTACACCAGAATCTGTTGTATGTGCTGGCGGCAGTGTCATTATTTCACCATCGGGGGCAGTTCTTGCAGGACCGAATTATGACGGTGAAGCACTTATTACAGCTGATTTAG ACCTCGGAGAAATAGCTCGGGCAAAGTTTGACTTTGATGTGGTAGGGCATTATGCGAGACCCGAAGTGCTTAGCCTTATCGTGAGGGATGATCCAGCAAATCCGGTAACTTTCACATCAGAAAAGACTGAAAGCTCCCAGAAATAA